In Nocardia asteroides, a single genomic region encodes these proteins:
- a CDS encoding siderophore-interacting protein — protein MARPRTTLTVLRTEQLTPHLIRVHFGGPGFAAFRPSEHSDSYIKLLFPQEDGTEVQRTYTVRSVDVEAGTLAADFVYHGAEGIAGPWAASVQPGTTIDVYGPGGAYTPRADADWHLLAGDEAALPAIAAGLEAMPADAVGVAFVEVAGVEEELKLDHPDGIELTWLHRGDRPPGELLAETVRVAEWREGQVQVFVHGEAQAVMHDIRRYVRRERNVPAEWAASISGYWRRGRTEEGFREWKSDLKKTEG, from the coding sequence GTGGCCCGACCCCGCACCACCCTCACCGTGTTGCGCACCGAACAGCTCACCCCGCACCTGATCCGGGTGCACTTCGGCGGCCCCGGCTTCGCGGCGTTCCGGCCGAGCGAGCACAGCGACTCCTACATCAAGCTGCTCTTCCCGCAGGAGGACGGCACCGAGGTGCAGCGCACGTACACCGTGCGCAGCGTCGACGTCGAGGCGGGCACGCTGGCCGCCGACTTCGTCTACCACGGGGCCGAGGGCATCGCCGGGCCGTGGGCGGCCTCGGTCCAGCCGGGCACCACCATCGACGTCTACGGCCCCGGCGGCGCCTACACGCCGCGCGCCGACGCGGACTGGCACCTGCTCGCCGGCGACGAGGCGGCGCTGCCCGCCATCGCCGCCGGGCTCGAGGCGATGCCCGCCGACGCCGTCGGGGTGGCGTTCGTCGAGGTGGCCGGGGTGGAGGAGGAGCTCAAGCTCGATCATCCGGACGGGATCGAGCTCACCTGGCTGCACCGCGGCGACCGGCCGCCGGGTGAGCTGCTCGCCGAGACGGTGCGGGTCGCCGAGTGGCGCGAGGGGCAGGTGCAGGTGTTCGTGCACGGCGAGGCGCAGGCCGTCATGCACGATATTCGCCGGTACGTGCGCCGGGAGCGCAATGTGCCCGCCGAGTGGGCGGCCTCGATCTCCGGGTACTGGCGGCGGGGGCGCACCGAGGAGGGGTTCCGGGAGTGGAAGTCCGATCTCAAGAAGACCGAAGGGTGA
- a CDS encoding DUF2795 domain-containing protein, giving the protein MAQVNPIQVQKFLSGVDYPADRDDLLAAARSNSASDDVLDALGDLPERTFDGPNAVSQELS; this is encoded by the coding sequence ATGGCACAGGTCAACCCGATCCAGGTGCAGAAGTTCCTGTCCGGCGTCGACTACCCGGCCGACCGCGACGACCTGCTGGCCGCCGCCAGGTCCAACAGTGCGAGCGACGACGTGCTCGACGCACTCGGCGACCTGCCCGAGCGCACCTTCGACGGGCCGAACGCGGTGAGCCAGGAACTCTCCTGA